The Clarias gariepinus isolate MV-2021 ecotype Netherlands chromosome 7, CGAR_prim_01v2, whole genome shotgun sequence genome includes a window with the following:
- the si:ch1073-459b3.2 gene encoding growth arrest-specific protein 1 yields MGSWRGPAVFLLCLAVALNAEPACWQAVIRCHEERECELAYTQYLVACDGNIRGALRRCPSHCVGALVRLNQTARGPDLETCDCGVDPECRRAKRNIEPCLPRAHAREAGGIGCTEARQRCEEDAVCRAALASYLAHCGQLFNGRKCSARCRATIEQLRLLPDGVLLERCVCDGVERPFCEVVKDNMSRLCALSDRGPVPDVPDYIYEDEDYDPKTEREIDAVVAPSRAWRSSGHLAVFLGSLAFTFLWV; encoded by the coding sequence ATGGGGAGCTGGCGCGGCCCCGCGGTGTTCCTCCTGTGTCTCGCGGTGGCGCTGAATGCCGAGCCCGCGTGCTGGCAGGCCGTGATCCGGTGCCACGAGGAGCGCGAGTGCGAGCTCGCGTACACGCAGTACCTGGTCGCGTGCGACGGGAACATCCGGGGCGCACTGCGCCGCTGCCCGAGCCACTGCGTAGGCGCGCTCGTGCGGTTAAACCAGACGGCGCGCGGCCCGGATTTGGAGACGTGCGACTGTGGAGTCGACCCGGAGTGCCGGCGCGCCAAGCGCAACATCGAGCCGTGCCTGCCGCGCGCGCACGCCCGCGAGGCCGGCGGAATCGGGTGCACTGAGGCGCGGCAACGCTGCGAGGAGGACGCCGTTTGCCGCGCCGCGCTGGCCTCGTACCTGGCGCACTGCGGGCAGCTGTTCAACGGCCGGAAGTGCTCGGCGCGGTGCAGGGCAACCATTGAGCAGCTGCGACTGCTGCCGGACGGCGTCCTGCTCGAGCGCTGCGTGTGCGACGGCGTGGAGCGACCCTTCTGCGAGGTCGTCAAGGACAACATGAGCCGCCTGTGCGCGCTCTCGGACCGCGGGCCTGTCCCGGATGTCCCGGATTACATCTACGAGGACGAGGATTACGACCCGAAAACGGAGCGCGAGATAGACGCTGTGGTTGCGCCTTCACGTGCCTGGCGTTCCTCGGGCCATCTGGCCGTGTTCCTGGGGTCACTCGCGTTCACCTTTCTCTGGGTTTGA